A genomic window from Ascaphus truei isolate aAscTru1 chromosome 1, aAscTru1.hap1, whole genome shotgun sequence includes:
- the LOC142493195 gene encoding uncharacterized protein LOC142493195 translates to MALYPESSAVWMACSILITVYQGNCKVETSRRGREQFALIGWNHSRDAALPAKNKSEDRTRRHPPCSSPWCARSNRVYNMWKSKDISLATKCRLVSAIGFPIAMHDCETWTLGKAARRKIDAFELWCWRRLLRIPWTARITNQAVLERTKPIISLEAKITKQKLSYFGHIMQSKSFEKDVMLGMINGKRRRGRPRTRWLNTIKKDTGLNIAELKEAVRDRKTWSTLIHRVVESRTAIPRFKDTHFKYTRE, encoded by the exons ATGGCGCTCTACCCAGAGTCCAGTGCAGTCTGGATGGCGTGCAGCATCTTGATTACGGTATACCAGGGAAACTGCAAAGTGGAGACAAgcaggcgtggccgtgagcagttcgccctcattggctggaaccactcacgtgatgcgGCTTTGCCAGCCAAGAACAAATCTGAGGATCGCACCAGGAGACATCCACCCTGCAGTTCCCCGTGGTGCGCACGCTCCAACAG GGTCTACAACATGTGGAAGAGTAAAGATATCAGCTTAGCAACTAAATGCAGACTGGTCAGTGCGATCGGTTTCCCAATAGCAATGCATGACTGCGAAACCTGGACTCTGGGAAAGGCAGCCAGGCGAAAGATCGATGCATTTGAACTGTGGTGCTGGAGACGTCTGCTCCGCATTCCGTGGACAGCCAGAATAACGAACCAAGCAGTTCTGGAACGGACCAAACCGATAATCTCACTGGAGGCCAAGATAACAAAGCAAAAGCTCTCCTACTTTGGTCACATCATGCAAAGTAAGTCGTTTGAGAAGGACGTCATGCTTGGAATGATCAATGGCAAAAGAAGAAGAGGCCGTCCAAGAACTCGCTGGCTAAataccatcaagaaagatacaggactgaacatagcagaattgaaagaagcagtcagagatcggaagacatggagcacactgatccatagagtggTCGAGAGTCGTACagccataccccggtttaaggacactcactttaagtacactcgcgagtaa